From the genome of Globicephala melas chromosome 16, mGloMel1.2, whole genome shotgun sequence, one region includes:
- the CH25H gene encoding cholesterol 25-hydroxylase — protein MSSRNGSELHVLCSSGQLFLQPLWDRLRTWEALIQSPFFPVFFSITTYVGFCLPFVVLDVLCPWVPALRRYKIHPDFSPSAWQQLPCLGQTLYQHVVFVFPMTLLHWAASPALLPPEAPELLQLVRHVVLCLLLFDTEFFVWHVLHHKVPWLYRTFHKMHHQNSAPFALATQYMSVGELLSLGFFDMMNVLLLQCHPLTVLTFHVVNIWLSVEDHSGYDFPWSTHKLVPFGWYGGVEHHDLHHSQFTCNFAPYFTHWDKILGTLRSARAK, from the coding sequence ATGAGCAGCCGCAACGGCTCCGAGCTCCACGTCCTCTGCAGCTCCGGCCAGCTGTTCTTGCAGCCCCTCTGGGACCGCCTCAGGACCTGGGAGGCCCTCATCCAGTCGCCCTTCTTCCCCGTCTTCTTCTCCATCACCACCTACGTGGGCTTCTGCCTGCCCTTCGTGGTGCTGGACGTCCTGTGCCCCTGGGTGCCCGCGCTACGGCGCTACAAGATCCACCCGGACTTCTCGCCGTCGGCTTGGCAGCAGCTGCCCTGTCTGGGGCAGACGCTCTACCAGCACGTGGTGTTCGTGTTCCCCATGACACTGCTGCACTGGGCGGCCAGCCCCGCCCTCCTGCCCCCCGAAGCCCCCGAGCTGCTCCAGCTGGTCCGCCACGTCGTGCTCTGCCTGCTGCTCTTCGACACCGAGTTCTTCGTGTGGCACGTGCTGCACCACAAGGTGCCCTGGCTGTACCGGACCTTCCACAAGATGCACCACCAGAACTCGGCCCCGTTCGCGCTGGCCACGCAATACATGAGCGTCGGGGAGCTGTTATCCTTGGGTTTCTTTGACATGATGAACGTCTTGCTGCTCCAGTGCCACCCGCTCACTGTCCTGACCTTCCACGTGGTCAACATCTGGCTGTCGGTAGAGGACCACTCGGGCTACGACTTCCCCTGGTCCACGCACAAACTGGTACCTTTCGGGTGGTATGGGGGCGTGGAACACCACGACCTGCATCACTCCCAGTTTACCTGCAACTTCGCCCCTTACTTCACACACTGGGACAAAATACTGGGAACTCTGCGGTCTGCTCGCGCCAAGTGA